One region of Glycine max cultivar Williams 82 chromosome 9, Glycine_max_v4.0, whole genome shotgun sequence genomic DNA includes:
- the LOC100802342 gene encoding guanine nucleotide exchange factor subunit RIC1, producing MYMAYGWPQVIPLEQGLSPSAQKIVYLKLINRTLLVVSPTHFELWSTSQHRVRLGKYKRDSDSLQREGENLQAAWSPDAKLIAILTSAFFLHIFKVQLSDKRIHTGGKQPSALCLATVSLLLTEQVPFAVKDLSVSNIVSDNKHMLLGLSDGTLYSMSWKGEFYGAFQFDPQPTSSFDNSQMPLTLENGLSPKSHPKVLMSNHIIPRKSEINQLELCLPLRLLFVLYSDGQLVSCSVSKKGLKQVDCIKAEKSLACGDAVCASVALEQQILAVGTKRGIVELYDLAESVSLIRAVSLYDWGYSMDDTGPVSCIAWTPDNSAFAVGWKLRGLTVWSVSGCRLMSTIRQIGLSSVSSPISKPNHDCKYEPLMGGTSLMQWDEYGYRLYAIEVGSSERIISFSFGKCCLSRGVSGTTYIRQVIYGEDRLLIVQSEETDELKMLHLKLPVSYISQNWPVQHVAASQDGMYLAVAGLHGLILYDIRLKRWRVFGDVTQEQKIQCKGLLWLGKIVVVCNYVDSSNTYELLFYPRYHLDQSSLLCRKPLLAKPMVMDVYLDYMLLTYRPFDVHIFHVKLFGELTPSGNPDLQLSAVRELSIMTAKSHPAAMRFIPDQFPRESISNISVSSDSLTREPARCLILRANGELSLLDLDDGRERNLTDSVELFWVTCGQSEDKTNLIEEVSWLDYGHRGMQVWYPSPGANSFKQEDFLQLDPELEFDREVYPLGLLPNAGVVVGVSQRMSFPASAEFPCFEPSPQAQTILHCLLRHLLQRDKIEEALRLAELSAEKPHFSHCLEWLLFTVFEAEISRPNVNKNQISVVNHAKRSLLEKTCDLIRNFPEYLDVVVSVARKTDGRHWADLFTAAGRSTELFEECFQRRWYRTAACYILVIAKLEGPAVSQYCALRLLQATLDESLYELAGELVRFLLRSGREYDQASNDSDKLSPRFLGYFLFRSSEQKQSLDKSTSFKEQSAHVTSVKNILENHASYLMSGKELSKLVAFVKGTQFDLVEYLQRERYGSARLENFASGLELISQKLQMGTLQSRLDADFLLSHMCSVKFKEWIVVLATLLRRSEVLFDLFRHDVRLWKAYSTTLESHPAFTEYQDLLEDLEESLSSVANVEGK from the exons atgtATATGGCATATGGGTGGCCTCAGGTCATCCCTCTGGAGCAAGGACTGTCTCCCTCTGCACAGAAGATTGTATACCTCAAACTCATCAATCGCACGTTACTCGTTGTCTCCCCCACTCACTTTGAACTCTGGAGCACTTCCCAG CATAGAGTGAGATTGGGGAAGTACAAGAGAGATTCAGATTCATTGCAGAGGGAAGGAGAAAACTTGCAGGCCGCGTGGAGCCCTGATGCCAAATTAATCGCTATTCTT ACATCTGCATTCTTTCTTCACATTTTCAAGGTCCAGCTCTCAGATAAAAGAATACATACTGGTGGGAAACAACCCTCTGCTTTGTGCCTAGCTACTGTTTCTCTTCTGCTTACAGAACAAGTTCCTTTTGCAGTAAAGGATTTGTCAGT GAGCAATATTGTTAGTGATAACAAACATATGCTACTTGGACTTTCTGATGGAACTTTATACAGTATGTCTTGGAAAGGGGAG TTCTATGGTGCTTTTCAATTTGATCCACAACCTACCTCTAGCTTTGACAATTCTCAAATGCCACTTACTCTAGAGAATGGCCTTTCTCCTAAAAGTCACCCAAAGGTTCTTATGTCCAATCACATTATTCCTAGAAAGTCTGAAATCAACCAACTGGAGCTTTGCCTTCCGTTGAGGTTGCTATTTGTCTTGTATTCTGACGGGCAACTTGTCTCATGCTCTGTGAGTAAAAAAGGCCTAAAGCAAGTTGACTGTATCAAAGCAGAAAAGAGTTTGGCTTGTGGTGATGCTGTCTGTGCTTCAGTAGCTCTAGAGCAGCAAATTCTTGCTGTTGGTACCAAAAGAGGAATAGTGGAGTTGTATGATTTGGCTGAATCAGTATCACTTATACGTGCCGTCTCTTTGTATGACTGGGg ATATTCGATGGATGACACTGGCCCTGTTAGTTGCATTGCTTGGACACCTGATAATTCCGCTTTTGCAGTTGGGTGGAAGTTAAGGGGGCTTACAGTTTGGTCTGTTTCTGGGTGTCGCTTGATGTCAACAATCCGACAAATAGGATTAAGTTCTGTGTCTTCTCCAATATCTAAACCAAACCATGATTGTAAGTATGAACCATTGATGGGTGGTACCTCACTGATGCAGTGGGATGAATATGGATATAGACTTTATGCTATTGAGGTGGGGTCTTCAGAGAGAATTATATCGTTCTCATTTGGGAAATGCTGTCTTAGCAGAGGTGTTTCAGGCACTACATACATCCGGCAAGTGATTTATGGGGAAGACCGTTTACTGATTGTGCAGTCAGAAGAGACTGATGAACTTAAAATGCTACATCTTAAGCTTCCA GTTTCTTATATTTCCCAAAACTGGCCTGTTCAACATGTGGCAGCTAGCCAGGATGGAATGTACTTAGCAGTTGCTGGTCTTCACGGTTTGATATTGTATGATATACGATTGAAAAGATGGAGAGTATTTGGAGATGTTACTCAGGAGCAAAAGATTCAGTGTAAAGGCTTGTTATGGCTGGGGAAGATTGTCGTTGTCTGCAACTATGTTGATTCATCAAACAC TTATGAATTGCTCTTTTACCCAAGATATCACCTTGATCAAAGCTCATTACTCTGTCGAAAACCGTTGCTTGCTAAACCAATGGTGATGGATGTGTACCTAGATTATATGCTGCTTACATATAGACCATTTGATGTCCACATATTCCATGTGAAATTATTTGGTGAATTAACTCCTTCAGGAAATCCAGATTTACAG CTTTCTGCAGTACGAGAACTTTCAATTATGACTGCCAAGAGCCATCCTGCAGCAATGCGATTCATTCCTGATCAATTTCCAAGAGAATCTATTTCAAACATTTCGGTTTCGTCAGATTCATTAACAAGAGAGCCAGCAAG ATGTTTGATATTGAGAGCAAATGGGGAGCTTTCACTTCTTGACTTGGATGATGGACGGGAGAGAAACCTTACTGATTCAGTTGAACTATTTTGGGTCACCTGTGGCCAGTCTGAGGATAAAACAAATTTGATTGAGGAAGTTTCATGGTTAGATTATGGTCATCGAGGCATGCAG GTTTGGTATCCATCTCCAGGTGCTAATTCTTTTAAGCAGGAGGATTTCTTACAG TTGGATCCGGAGCTGGAGTTTGATCGTGAAGTATACCCTTTGGGACTTCTTCCAAATGCTGGTGTGGTTGTTGGTGTTTCCCAGAGAATGTCATTTCCAGCAAGTGCTGAATTTCCATGTTTTGAACCATCTCCTCAAGCACAAACAATACTGCACTGCCTACTCCGCCATCTTCTTCAG AGGGACAAAATTGAGGAAGCCTTAAGGCTTGCAGAGCTATCAGCTGAGAAGCCCCATTTTTCACATTGTCTAGAGTGGCTTCTTTTTACAGTATTTGAAGCAGAGATATCCAG GCCAAATGTGAACAAGAACCAGATCTCAGTTGTTAATCATGCTAAAAGGTCTCTTTTAGAGAAGACCTGTGACCTGATCAGGAATTTTCCGGAGTACCTTGATGTTGTTGTAAGTGTTGCAAGAAAAACTGATGGTCGTCATTGGGCAGATTTGTTCACTGCTGCTGGAAGATCAACAGA ATTGTTTGAGGAATGCTTTCAACGTAGATGGTATCGCACTGCAGCTTGCTATATACTT GTGATTGCCAAACTTGAAGGTCCTGCTGTCAGTCAGTACTGTGCATTACGATTACTACAG GCAACACTTGATGAATCATTGTACGAGCTTGCTGGGGAGCTG GTGCGGTTCTTGCTAAGATCTGGTAGGGAATATGACCAAGCATCAAATGATTCAGATAAATTGTCTCCCAGATTTTTAGGCTATTTTCTTTTTCGTTCTAGTGAGCAGAAGCAATCACTGGATAAAAG CACCTCATTCAAAGAACAAAGTGCTCATGTTACCTCTGTtaagaatattttagaaaaCCATGCTAGTTACCTGATGTCTGGGAAAGAGCTCTCCAAGCTTGTTGCATTTGTAAAAGGAACTCAGTTTGATTTAGTG GAGTATCTACAACGTGAAAGATATGGAAGTGCTCGGTTGGAGAATTTTGCTTCTGGGCTTGAACTAATAAGCCAAAAG CTTCAAATGGGAACATTACAGAGCCGTTTGGATGCTGACTTTCTCCTATCTCATATGTGCTCTGTTAAGTTTAAGGAATGGATAGTTGTCCTGGCTACTCTCTTAAGACGTTCTGAG GTTCTTTTTGACTTATTCCGTCATGATGTTCGTCTGTGGAAAGCATACAGCACCACCCTGGAG TCACACCCAGCATTTACAGAATATCAAGATTTGCTGGAAGACCTGGAAGAGAGCCTTTCATCAGTTGCAAATGTGGAAGGAAAATGA